A single genomic interval of Bacteroidales bacterium harbors:
- a CDS encoding ComEC/Rec2 family competence protein codes for MFLKKNYPFAEYPFIRLIVPFIIGIFAFRIFPFYLNIQILEILLITLFCGIIILHFINSKTYKQFNNILWGFLLYIFLIISSYTLSSIQYPQYQFKENKSKNSIAIGVIKNTPEKKANFLKLNIDIQGIKIQNQWKPSKGNCILYINIDSNANKLYIGDIIAFKPNLDSIKNKGNPNEFDYQSYLAFHFIAQSAFLKSNDWIKISSEHNFSIIRFAEHIRNKVLAIFNDLNLPNQVSAIASAITLGYKNEIDSEIKQSYVAAGATHILAVSGLHVGVIYLIIQYILFFLKKNSWQKWVKLFLIIIFLWFYAFITGLSPSVVRATTMFSFVAIGKQLNRHTNIYNILAASAFFILCINPFLLFDLGFQLSYIAVIGIVYFQPKIRAWFHSENQIIQFIWDLISVTIAAQIVTTPLSLYYFHQFPTYFLLSGIVLVPITSFVIYLTILNLIFYNIPFISIIFNVCLKYLILFMNGFTQFIEKLPIATITNIYVNEIQLILLYLILLFLTVYLIQKKIHYLKYLLFTIFIFSLIAFYNKFIQLQQKNIYVYNINQVSTLNFINGTKNVLFAELYKEKNIHIFLQNHWISMGLEQEKILPFHQLTPTFLFTNLTTIDNPNIFTKKHFFNFYGYKILVINDDFFFKNKFNSTIKVDAIILQKEAKVDIQKLLKYVYTKQIIIDSSCSQKKINFWKKKLKDTNISIYIVKEKGAWSYQI; via the coding sequence ATGTTTTTAAAAAAAAATTATCCCTTTGCCGAGTATCCCTTTATTCGCCTTATCGTTCCATTTATTATTGGAATATTTGCATTTCGAATTTTTCCATTTTATTTAAATATTCAAATTTTAGAAATTCTTTTAATTACCTTATTTTGTGGAATTATTATACTTCATTTCATTAACAGTAAAACCTATAAACAATTCAATAATATTCTTTGGGGATTTTTACTTTATATATTTTTAATTATAAGCTCATATACTTTATCCAGCATACAATACCCTCAATATCAATTTAAAGAAAATAAATCTAAAAATAGCATTGCTATTGGTGTTATTAAAAATACTCCCGAGAAAAAAGCAAATTTTTTAAAACTTAATATTGACATTCAAGGTATAAAAATTCAAAATCAATGGAAACCATCAAAAGGAAATTGTATTTTATATATCAATATCGATAGCAATGCTAATAAATTATATATTGGCGACATTATAGCATTTAAACCTAATTTAGATTCTATTAAAAACAAAGGTAATCCGAACGAATTTGATTATCAATCATATTTAGCCTTTCATTTTATTGCTCAATCCGCTTTTTTAAAATCAAACGATTGGATAAAAATTTCATCGGAACATAATTTTTCTATAATAAGATTTGCAGAACATATCCGAAATAAAGTATTAGCAATTTTTAACGACTTAAATTTACCAAATCAAGTAAGTGCTATTGCTTCGGCCATCACTCTTGGGTATAAAAACGAAATTGATAGTGAAATTAAACAATCGTATGTAGCTGCCGGAGCTACTCACATATTAGCGGTTAGTGGCTTACATGTTGGTGTTATTTACTTAATTATTCAATACATATTATTTTTTCTAAAAAAAAATTCATGGCAAAAATGGGTTAAATTATTTCTTATTATTATTTTCTTATGGTTTTATGCCTTTATTACAGGATTATCACCATCCGTTGTTAGAGCAACAACTATGTTTAGTTTTGTTGCAATAGGAAAACAATTGAATCGACACACAAATATTTACAATATTTTAGCAGCTTCTGCCTTTTTTATATTATGCATAAATCCGTTTTTATTATTCGATTTAGGATTTCAATTATCATATATTGCAGTAATTGGGATTGTTTATTTTCAACCTAAAATTCGAGCTTGGTTTCATTCCGAAAATCAAATAATTCAATTTATTTGGGATTTAATAAGTGTTACCATAGCCGCACAAATTGTTACAACTCCTTTATCCCTTTATTATTTTCATCAATTCCCTACATATTTTCTTTTGTCGGGTATAGTACTCGTTCCTATAACATCGTTTGTAATATACTTAACTATACTAAATTTAATATTTTACAATATACCATTTATTTCAATAATCTTTAATGTTTGCTTGAAATACCTCATTCTTTTTATGAATGGATTCACACAATTTATTGAAAAATTACCGATAGCTACAATTACAAACATTTATGTTAACGAAATTCAGCTTATTCTCTTATATTTAATTCTCTTATTTCTAACGGTTTATTTAATTCAAAAAAAAATTCATTATTTAAAATATTTATTATTTACCATTTTCATTTTTTCATTAATAGCTTTCTATAATAAATTCATTCAACTGCAGCAAAAAAATATTTATGTATATAATATCAATCAGGTTTCTACACTAAATTTTATCAATGGGACCAAAAATGTATTATTTGCCGAATTATATAAAGAAAAAAATATACATATTTTTCTCCAAAATCACTGGATAAGCATGGGATTAGAGCAAGAAAAAATATTGCCATTTCATCAACTAACACCCACTTTTTTATTTACTAATCTAACAACAATCGATAATCCGAATATTTTCACAAAAAAGCATTTTTTTAATTTTTATGGATATAAAATTTTAGTTATCAATGACGATTTCTTTTTTAAAAATAAATTTAATTCAACCATAAAGGTTGATGCTATTATACTACAAAAAGAAGCTAAAGTAGACATTCAAAAACTATTAAAATATGTTTATACCAAGCAAATTATTATTGATAGTTCTTGTTCTCAAAAGAAAATAAACTTTTGGAAAAAAAAGTTAAAAGACACGAATATTTCCATTTACATTGTTAAAGAAAAAGGTGCATGGAGTTATCAAATATAA
- the der gene encoding ribosome biogenesis GTPase Der, whose translation MAGIVAIIGRPNVGKSTFFNRLTESRQAIVHETPGVTRDRHYGTCEWNGKTFTLIDTGGYIINSDDVFEKEIRKQVHIALNEADVVLFLVDGTNDITDLDWAVAEILRKSNKKILLVANKIDTYDKIYDTHVYYSLGLGEVYPVSAITGSGTGDLLDKVMELLPQDHNESIVEDLPKIAIVGRPNVGKSSLLNVLMGEERHIVTPIAGTTRDAIYTKYNKYGMNFYLIDTAGLRKKQKVTDNLEFYSVMRTIRTIEYSDVCILLIDAQEGIQAQDMNIFSLIERNHKGIVLVVNKWDLIEKNNHTHKEFTDHILKRIAPFTNVPIIFTSVIEKQRIHQILEKAIEVYENRKRKISTHQLNEFILELVEKTPPPAYKGKYIKIKYVTQLPTPYPSISLYCNLPQYIREPYKRFIENSIREKFNFEGCPMEIYFRKK comes from the coding sequence ATGGCAGGAATAGTAGCAATTATTGGGAGACCTAATGTAGGAAAATCAACCTTTTTTAATAGACTTACCGAAAGTCGTCAAGCTATTGTACACGAAACGCCAGGCGTAACACGTGATCGTCATTATGGAACTTGCGAATGGAATGGAAAAACATTTACACTTATAGATACAGGCGGTTACATAATAAATTCCGACGATGTTTTTGAAAAAGAAATACGCAAACAAGTCCATATTGCCCTAAACGAAGCCGATGTTGTTTTATTTTTAGTAGATGGCACCAATGATATTACCGATTTAGATTGGGCTGTGGCAGAAATACTTCGTAAATCGAATAAAAAAATATTATTAGTTGCAAATAAAATAGATACTTACGATAAAATATACGACACTCACGTCTATTATAGCTTAGGTTTAGGCGAAGTTTATCCTGTTTCGGCTATTACAGGCAGTGGTACCGGCGATTTATTAGATAAAGTAATGGAACTTCTACCTCAAGATCATAACGAATCGATAGTAGAAGACTTACCTAAAATTGCTATTGTTGGCAGACCCAATGTTGGCAAATCTTCGCTATTAAATGTATTGATGGGCGAAGAAAGACACATCGTTACACCTATTGCCGGAACTACTCGCGATGCTATTTACACAAAGTACAATAAGTATGGTATGAACTTTTATCTTATTGACACTGCAGGATTAAGAAAAAAACAAAAGGTAACCGATAATCTCGAATTTTATTCCGTTATGCGTACCATTAGAACAATTGAATATTCTGATGTATGCATATTACTTATCGATGCCCAAGAAGGAATTCAAGCTCAAGACATGAACATTTTTAGTCTTATCGAACGAAATCATAAAGGTATTGTCTTAGTTGTAAATAAATGGGACTTAATAGAAAAAAATAATCATACCCATAAAGAATTTACCGACCATATTCTTAAACGTATAGCCCCATTTACCAATGTTCCAATTATTTTTACTTCTGTAATAGAGAAACAACGTATTCACCAAATTCTTGAAAAAGCGATCGAAGTATACGAAAACCGTAAACGTAAAATTAGTACTCACCAACTCAACGAATTTATTTTAGAATTAGTAGAAAAAACTCCACCACCTGCTTATAAAGGTAAATATATAAAAATTAAATATGTAACCCAACTACCCACCCCCTACCCATCTATATCACTTTATTGTAACTTACCTCAATATATTCGTGAACCCTATAAACGTTTTATTGAAAATAGTATTCGAGAAAAATTTAACTTTGAAGGTTGTCCAATGGAAATTTATTTTAGAAAAAAATAA
- the era gene encoding GTPase Era, with translation MYKAGFVNIIGKPNVGKSSLMNNIIGEKLSIISPKVQTTRHRIKAFYNDNNVQIIFSDTPGLLSPKYKLQECMMDVINEAIEDADILLYLTTIEENPNEHTIPSLLSEIKVPLIIGINKIDLAKTQQQVETLIQQWKHFFPNAIVIPLSSLHHFNTQKLLDTIIEYLPEHEPYFDNESLSDRNIRFFVSEFIREKIFLLYEQEIPYSCEVVIDSFIEEETHTKIYATIYVARESQKAILIGQKGKAIKQLGTEARIAIEDFLDTRIYLDLSVKVLKNWRNDPKWLKRLGYIYK, from the coding sequence ATGTACAAAGCTGGTTTTGTTAATATTATTGGTAAGCCCAATGTAGGTAAGTCATCGTTAATGAACAATATCATTGGCGAAAAACTAAGTATTATTAGCCCTAAAGTTCAAACTACCCGACATCGAATAAAAGCTTTTTACAATGATAATAATGTACAAATAATTTTTTCAGACACTCCTGGATTGCTTTCGCCTAAATATAAGCTTCAGGAATGCATGATGGATGTTATAAACGAAGCAATAGAAGATGCCGATATTTTATTATACTTAACTACAATTGAAGAAAATCCAAACGAACACACCATTCCTAGCCTATTATCAGAAATTAAAGTTCCTTTGATAATAGGAATCAATAAAATTGACTTAGCAAAAACTCAGCAACAAGTTGAAACACTTATTCAACAATGGAAACATTTTTTTCCTAATGCCATTGTCATACCACTTTCATCGTTACATCATTTTAATACACAAAAATTATTAGACACCATTATTGAGTATTTACCCGAACACGAACCATATTTTGATAACGAATCACTCTCCGATCGTAATATTCGTTTTTTTGTAAGTGAATTTATTCGCGAAAAAATATTTCTGTTATATGAACAAGAAATCCCTTATTCATGCGAAGTTGTAATTGATTCATTTATTGAAGAAGAAACACATACCAAGATATATGCAACCATATATGTTGCTCGCGAAAGCCAAAAAGCAATTCTTATAGGACAAAAAGGCAAAGCCATTAAACAACTTGGAACCGAAGCCCGTATCGCTATTGAAGATTTTTTAGATACACGCATATATCTCGATTTAAGTGTAAAAGTATTAAAGAACTGGCGCAACGATCCTAAATGGTTAAAACGACTGGGATATATCTATAAATAA
- a CDS encoding sodium-translocating pyrophosphatase: MKRKLLVLGALLSPFFMSGSEADLKIPELAERQNSLLYYGLIVTVLGMLFGLYQFMKVKKIKAHKSMLDVAHIIFQTCRTYLFQQGKFLAVLFLIVAAIITFYFGYLQHSSFGGVLLILFWTIIGILGSYGVAWFGIRMNTLANSRMAFASLERKPLKLLNIPLDAGMSIGVMLISVELIMMLIILLFVPRELAGASFVGFAIGESLGASALRIAGGIFTKIADIGSDLMKIVFNIKEDDPRNPGVIADCTGDNAGDSVGPTADGFETYGVTGVALISFIVLAITNVDYQTELLTWIFVMRILMVITSVFSFYINRFISQARYSKTDDLDFEVPLTNLVWITSIFSILVTFLASYFLIGPGTLLGAVSENLWVILSVIISAGTLGAALIPEFTKIFTSPKSKHVNEVVRASKEGGSSLNILSGFVAGNFSAFWQGMVFILLMSIAYVASNTGLENVIPAYPTIFAFGLVAFGFLGMGPVTIAVDSYGPVTDNAQSIYELSLIESKEGISEEIERDFGFKPDFEKAKHYLEANDGAGNTFKATAKPVLIGTAVVGATTMIFSLILVIKNVLNIEPEQILNILNPWTILGFIAGGSVVYWFTGASTQAVTTGAYRAVEYIKKHINLDPNASLSASTENSKEVVKICTQYAQKGMINIFIAIFSFALAFAFISAPSGTGDAHSTAAASFFVSYLISIAIFGLFQAVFMANAGGAWDNAKKVVEVDLKEKGTDLHAATVVGDTVGDPFKDTSSVSLNPIIKFTTLFGLLAMEIAISPDFRTIAPYVGYVLLAIALYFVWRSFYKMRIPEK, encoded by the coding sequence ATGAAACGAAAACTGTTAGTATTAGGAGCTTTGTTAAGTCCTTTTTTCATGTCTGGAAGCGAAGCTGATTTAAAAATTCCCGAATTAGCAGAACGTCAGAACAGCCTGCTATATTATGGTCTTATAGTTACTGTGTTAGGTATGCTATTTGGGCTTTATCAATTTATGAAAGTTAAAAAGATTAAAGCACACAAATCGATGTTAGATGTTGCCCATATTATTTTCCAAACATGTCGAACATATTTATTCCAACAAGGTAAATTTTTAGCTGTACTTTTCCTTATCGTTGCAGCTATTATTACTTTCTATTTTGGTTATTTACAACATAGTTCCTTTGGTGGTGTTTTACTTATTTTATTCTGGACCATCATCGGTATTTTAGGCTCTTATGGTGTAGCTTGGTTTGGTATTCGCATGAACACCCTTGCTAACAGCCGTATGGCTTTTGCTTCGTTAGAACGTAAACCACTTAAATTATTAAATATCCCCCTCGATGCAGGTATGAGTATTGGTGTTATGCTCATTTCAGTTGAATTAATTATGATGTTGATTATTTTATTGTTTGTACCTCGCGAATTAGCCGGTGCTAGTTTTGTAGGATTTGCTATTGGCGAATCGCTCGGTGCAAGTGCTTTGCGTATAGCCGGTGGTATTTTTACAAAAATTGCCGATATTGGTAGCGACTTAATGAAAATCGTTTTCAACATTAAAGAAGACGACCCACGTAATCCTGGTGTTATTGCCGATTGTACCGGCGATAATGCAGGCGACAGTGTAGGACCAACCGCCGATGGTTTTGAAACCTATGGTGTAACCGGCGTTGCTTTAATATCGTTCATTGTTTTAGCTATAACCAATGTTGACTATCAAACTGAGTTATTAACATGGATATTTGTAATGCGTATTTTAATGGTTATAACCTCAGTATTTTCATTTTATATTAACCGTTTCATATCTCAAGCACGTTACAGCAAAACCGATGATTTAGATTTTGAAGTTCCCTTAACCAATTTAGTTTGGATAACCTCCATTTTTTCTATTTTAGTAACCTTTTTAGCAAGCTATTTCTTAATAGGACCCGGCACTTTATTAGGTGCTGTATCTGAAAATTTATGGGTCATTCTATCTGTTATTATTAGTGCAGGTACTTTAGGTGCAGCATTAATTCCTGAATTTACAAAAATTTTTACCAGTCCAAAATCAAAACATGTAAACGAAGTAGTACGTGCATCAAAAGAAGGTGGCTCCTCGTTAAATATCCTTTCGGGCTTTGTAGCCGGCAATTTTAGTGCCTTTTGGCAAGGTATGGTATTTATTCTTTTAATGTCAATTGCTTATGTAGCAAGCAACACAGGATTAGAAAACGTAATACCCGCTTATCCTACTATTTTCGCGTTTGGCTTAGTTGCATTTGGTTTTTTAGGTATGGGACCTGTAACTATTGCTGTTGACAGTTACGGACCTGTTACCGATAACGCACAATCTATTTATGAACTTTCGCTAATTGAATCGAAAGAAGGTATAAGCGAAGAAATTGAAAGAGATTTTGGATTTAAACCCGATTTTGAAAAAGCTAAGCATTACCTCGAAGCAAACGACGGCGCTGGAAATACGTTTAAAGCAACAGCTAAACCTGTACTTATCGGAACAGCTGTAGTGGGTGCTACAACCATGATTTTCTCTTTAATATTAGTAATTAAAAATGTTTTAAACATTGAACCTGAACAAATCTTAAACATTTTAAACCCATGGACTATTTTAGGTTTTATAGCAGGTGGTTCAGTTGTATATTGGTTTACTGGTGCTTCGACACAAGCTGTTACAACAGGTGCTTATCGTGCTGTTGAATATATCAAAAAGCACATTAACCTTGACCCTAACGCCAGCCTTAGTGCTTCGACCGAAAACTCAAAAGAAGTAGTAAAAATCTGTACTCAATACGCTCAAAAAGGTATGATTAACATTTTTATTGCTATTTTCTCTTTTGCCTTAGCATTTGCATTTATTTCAGCCCCATCGGGTACTGGCGATGCACATTCTACAGCAGCAGCATCGTTTTTTGTAAGCTATTTAATTTCTATAGCAATTTTTGGCCTTTTCCAAGCTGTATTTATGGCCAATGCGGGTGGTGCATGGGACAATGCCAAAAAAGTGGTTGAAGTTGATTTAAAAGAAAAGGGAACCGATTTGCATGCTGCAACCGTTGTTGGCGACACTGTTGGCGATCCATTTAAAGACACATCAAGTGTTTCGCTTAATCCCATTATTAAATTTACAACTTTATTTGGACTTTTAGCCATGGAGATTGCTATATCACCCGATTTTAGAACAATTGCTCCTTATGTAGGTTATGTACTTTTGGCCATTGCATTATACTTTGTATGGCGATCATTTTATAAAATGCGTATTCCTGAAAAATAA